The Limnochorda sp. LNt genome includes a region encoding these proteins:
- a CDS encoding M3 family oligoendopeptidase encodes MSRSYVPTWDLDVIFPGGSRSPALARHLESVAADIQALPALVEALPGGTELQHADVAAWHETLERLQDVSSRLREASAFVGCLTAQDVKDQEARLLAGRIRQLGAQLDAVYIALGQRMLAVSDAAWQAVLRDPRLAPIAFPLDEMRRHVADRLPPDEETLASALAVDGYHGWGEMYDVLVGRIAIPFEEDGQTRLLSVGQAAHRLEDPDRSVRVELFARWERAWAEQAELFATVLNHLAGFRLNLYRRRGWHDVLKEPLEINRMSPETLEAMWAAVESRKERLLPYLERKARLMGVDGLSWHDLVAPSPRPGDTGARASITYTEAAEFVVEQFGRFIPEMASFALQAFERRWVEAEDRPGKQPGGFCTTFPVSRQSRIFMTFGGTPDGVRTLAHELGHAFHQHVMHDLPALAQRYPMSLAETASTFAELVMDEAALGHASDPWERAALLEEKIQRLISFCMNIHARFLFEKAMYEARQAGPLSVQTLNELMLQAQRQAYRGALSQYHPHFWASKLHFYITRTPFYNFPYTFGFLFSNGVYVRARADGPRFAERYVALLRDTGRMTVEELAHRHLGVDLRQTSFWEASLDSALADVDAWLALTG; translated from the coding sequence GTGTCCAGGTCGTACGTTCCCACGTGGGATCTCGACGTCATCTTCCCGGGGGGCAGTCGCTCGCCGGCCCTCGCGCGTCACCTGGAGTCCGTGGCCGCTGACATCCAGGCTCTGCCCGCGCTCGTGGAGGCGCTGCCCGGCGGGACCGAGCTGCAGCATGCGGACGTCGCCGCCTGGCACGAGACGCTCGAGCGGCTGCAGGACGTCAGTTCCCGGCTCCGTGAGGCGAGCGCCTTCGTGGGGTGTCTCACCGCCCAGGACGTCAAGGACCAGGAGGCCCGCCTGCTGGCCGGCCGCATCCGCCAGCTGGGTGCGCAGCTCGACGCCGTCTACATCGCCCTGGGGCAGCGGATGCTGGCCGTGTCGGATGCGGCCTGGCAGGCCGTGCTCCGGGACCCGAGGCTCGCCCCCATCGCCTTCCCCCTGGACGAGATGCGCCGGCATGTCGCCGACCGGCTCCCGCCCGATGAGGAGACGCTGGCCAGCGCCCTGGCCGTGGACGGCTACCACGGGTGGGGGGAGATGTACGACGTCCTGGTGGGGCGCATCGCCATCCCCTTCGAGGAGGACGGGCAGACCCGGCTGCTCTCCGTGGGGCAGGCGGCCCACCGGCTGGAGGATCCGGACCGGTCCGTGCGGGTGGAGCTCTTCGCCCGCTGGGAGAGGGCCTGGGCCGAGCAGGCCGAGCTGTTCGCCACGGTGCTCAACCACCTGGCGGGCTTCCGCCTCAACCTCTACCGGCGTCGAGGCTGGCACGACGTGCTCAAGGAGCCCCTCGAGATCAACCGGATGTCGCCGGAGACGCTGGAGGCCATGTGGGCCGCCGTCGAGTCGCGCAAGGAGCGGCTCCTGCCGTACCTGGAGCGCAAGGCGCGGCTGATGGGCGTCGACGGCTTGAGCTGGCACGACCTGGTGGCGCCCTCCCCCCGGCCCGGCGACACCGGCGCGCGCGCCAGCATCACCTACACCGAGGCGGCGGAGTTCGTGGTGGAGCAGTTCGGTCGCTTCATCCCCGAGATGGCCTCGTTCGCCCTGCAGGCCTTCGAGCGGCGCTGGGTGGAGGCCGAGGACCGGCCGGGCAAGCAGCCGGGAGGCTTCTGCACCACCTTCCCCGTCAGCCGCCAGTCCCGCATCTTCATGACCTTCGGGGGTACGCCCGACGGGGTGCGCACGCTCGCCCACGAGCTGGGCCATGCCTTCCACCAGCACGTCATGCACGACCTGCCTGCCCTCGCGCAGCGCTACCCGATGAGCCTGGCCGAGACGGCCTCCACCTTCGCGGAGCTGGTGATGGACGAGGCGGCGCTGGGCCACGCATCGGACCCCTGGGAGCGGGCGGCCTTGCTCGAGGAGAAGATCCAGCGCCTGATCTCCTTCTGCATGAACATCCACGCGCGCTTCCTCTTCGAGAAGGCCATGTACGAGGCGAGGCAGGCGGGGCCGCTCAGCGTGCAGACGCTCAACGAGCTCATGCTGCAAGCGCAGCGGCAAGCCTACCGGGGTGCCCTGTCGCAGTACCACCCGCACTTCTGGGCGTCCAAGCTGCACTTCTACATCACCCGGACGCCCTTCTACAACTTCCCCTACACGTTCGGCTTCCTCTTCAGCAACGGGGTCTACGTCCGGGCCCGAGCCGACGGGCCCCGCTTCGCGGAGCGCTACGTGGCGCTGTTGCGCGACACGGGCCGCATGACGGTCGAGGAGCTGGCTCACCGGCACCTCGGTGTCGACCTGCGTCAGACCAGCTTCTGGGAGGCGTCGCTCGACTCGGCCCTCGCCGACGTCGACGCCTGGCTGGCCCTGACGGGGTAA
- the mreB gene encoding rod shape-determining protein: protein MLSTDVGIDLGTSTVLVFVRGRGVVVHEPSIVAVDRRSGAVVAVGSQALAMLGRTPDSIRAVRPLRDGVVASYEVTLQMLIHLLRAVSGPVRWSRPRAAVCLPSVVTDVERRAVVEACRAAGAREVLLVSEPMAAALGADMPVHEVRGHLIVDVGGGTTDVAVISMGQEVVSDSVRVAGDHMDDAIARHLRRTYGLEVGERTAEEVKRTVGTADPDEKPAPARSMEVRGRDVVTGLPRSVTVTDRSIAAVLAEPIGAIISGIRAALERTPPELAADIAGGGLLLTGGGALLPALDRVIERETGLAARVADDPVGCVARGTGKVLETLRRARPLAPRFLA from the coding sequence ATGCTCTCCACCGACGTGGGCATCGATCTCGGCACCAGCACGGTGCTGGTCTTCGTCCGGGGCCGTGGGGTCGTCGTCCACGAGCCGTCCATCGTGGCGGTCGACCGGCGCTCCGGGGCCGTCGTGGCCGTCGGCTCGCAGGCGCTGGCCATGCTGGGACGCACCCCCGACAGCATCCGGGCGGTGCGGCCGCTGCGCGACGGGGTCGTGGCCAGCTACGAGGTGACGCTGCAGATGCTGATCCACCTGCTGCGCGCCGTCAGCGGCCCGGTGCGGTGGAGCCGGCCCCGGGCAGCGGTCTGTCTGCCCTCGGTGGTGACCGACGTGGAGCGGCGGGCCGTGGTGGAGGCGTGCCGGGCGGCGGGCGCCCGGGAGGTGCTGCTGGTCTCGGAGCCCATGGCCGCCGCGCTGGGGGCCGACATGCCCGTCCACGAGGTGCGCGGCCATCTCATCGTCGACGTCGGCGGCGGCACCACCGACGTCGCCGTCATCTCCATGGGCCAGGAGGTCGTCTCCGACTCCGTGCGGGTCGCCGGCGACCACATGGACGACGCCATCGCCCGCCACCTCCGGCGCACGTACGGCCTCGAGGTGGGCGAGCGTACCGCCGAAGAGGTCAAGCGCACGGTGGGCACGGCTGACCCTGACGAGAAGCCCGCGCCGGCTCGCTCGATGGAGGTGCGCGGCCGCGACGTGGTGACCGGCCTGCCCCGCTCGGTGACCGTGACGGACCGCTCCATCGCAGCCGTCCTGGCCGAGCCCATCGGCGCCATCATCTCCGGCATCCGGGCTGCACTGGAGCGGACGCCGCCCGAGCTGGCTGCCGACATTGCCGGAGGCGGGCTGCTCCTCACAGGGGGCGGTGCACTGCTGCCGGCCCTGGACCGGGTCATCGAGCGGGAGACGGGCCTGGCCGCCCGCGTGGCGGACGACCCCGTCGGCTGCGTGGCCCGGGGCACGGGCAAGGTGCTGGAGACCCTCCGGCGAGCCCGTCCCCTGGCCCCGCGCTTCCTCGCCTGA
- a CDS encoding aldo/keto reductase → MHYRTLGRSGLRVSEIGFGAWGIGKGMWVGAEDDESLRALHRAIDLGVNFIDTALTYGDGHSERLVGQVVRSRPERIYVATKVPPKNGQWPARPGVPADEAFPAEYVLACADQSLRNLGLETIDVLQFHVWSDEWVGQGSWQEAIARLKEQGKIRFFGVSINDHEPHNALRLIETGLVDTVQVIYNIFDQSPEDQLLPACQAHGVGVIVRVPLDEGGLTGRITPDTTFPEGDWRHRYFRGERKREVYERVRRIAGDLGISLERMPEVALRFTLTHPAVSTVIPGMRSVRNVEANCRVGDGQGLPPEQVQRLRAHRWVRNFYAD, encoded by the coding sequence GTGCACTACCGGACGCTGGGTCGCAGCGGCCTGCGGGTCTCCGAGATCGGCTTCGGCGCCTGGGGCATCGGCAAGGGCATGTGGGTGGGGGCGGAGGACGACGAGTCGCTGCGCGCCCTGCACCGGGCCATCGACCTGGGCGTCAACTTCATCGACACGGCGCTGACATACGGCGACGGCCACAGCGAGCGCCTGGTGGGCCAGGTGGTGCGCTCCCGGCCGGAGCGGATCTACGTCGCCACCAAGGTGCCGCCCAAGAACGGCCAGTGGCCGGCAAGGCCGGGCGTCCCGGCCGACGAGGCCTTCCCGGCCGAGTACGTGCTGGCCTGCGCCGACCAGAGCCTGCGCAACCTGGGGCTCGAAACCATCGACGTGCTGCAGTTTCACGTCTGGTCCGACGAGTGGGTCGGCCAGGGCTCCTGGCAAGAGGCCATCGCTCGCCTCAAGGAGCAGGGCAAGATCCGCTTCTTCGGGGTCTCCATCAACGACCACGAGCCTCACAACGCCCTGCGGCTCATCGAGACCGGGCTGGTCGACACGGTGCAGGTGATCTACAACATCTTCGACCAGAGCCCCGAGGACCAGCTCTTGCCCGCTTGCCAGGCGCACGGGGTGGGGGTCATCGTGCGGGTGCCCCTCGACGAGGGCGGGCTGACGGGGCGCATCACCCCCGACACCACCTTCCCCGAGGGAGACTGGCGCCACCGGTACTTCCGCGGCGAGCGCAAGCGGGAGGTCTACGAGCGGGTGCGCCGTATCGCCGGCGACCTGGGCATCTCACTGGAGCGCATGCCGGAGGTGGCGCTGCGCTTCACGTTGACCCACCCCGCCGTCTCCACCGTCATCCCGGGCATGCGCTCGGTGCGCAACGTGGAGGCCAACTGCCGGGTCGGCGACGGCCAGGGGCTGCCGCCGGAGCAGGTCCAGCGCCTGCGAGCCCACCGGTGGGTACGCAACTTCTACGCCGACTGA
- a CDS encoding sensor domain-containing diguanylate cyclase, producing MGQPPRLSEGASVDVLRTLSHLARQLLLPSRAPQPAFDLVVRQAAESLGGDAASLYLCNAEGDFELTAVHGRPFEHRRIPKDQGVVGEVGRRREVVAIEDIRRDPRYATVGRAHQEGFVSMVAAPLMMDHELLGVLGVYWAHHRLLSPAELELVQLLAHYAAGAVALARLVTELDRSNRRLREANARIAEAARRDPLTGVFNRAVFWAALEHLTGERPPSSDTVLLERIALPQPPAAVFMIDLNGFKEFNDAHGHLAGDTVLQEIATLLQGLCGSSGLVARYGGDEFGMLVGVSGTAPDEVTQAIRRTISGHAFAGGQRLDPPSVGHAVYPEEARTARELVALADSRMYRQKPPRVSG from the coding sequence GTGGGACAGCCACCCCGGCTCTCGGAGGGCGCTTCGGTCGACGTCTTGCGGACCTTGAGCCATCTGGCCCGCCAGCTTCTGCTGCCCTCACGAGCTCCCCAGCCGGCCTTCGACCTGGTGGTGCGCCAGGCCGCCGAGAGCCTCGGCGGCGACGCGGCCAGCCTCTACCTGTGCAATGCCGAGGGTGACTTCGAGCTGACGGCCGTGCATGGTCGGCCCTTCGAGCACCGACGGATCCCCAAGGACCAGGGCGTGGTGGGCGAGGTCGGGCGTCGGCGCGAGGTGGTCGCCATCGAGGACATCCGGCGCGACCCGCGCTATGCGACGGTGGGTCGGGCGCACCAGGAGGGCTTCGTCTCCATGGTGGCGGCCCCTCTCATGATGGACCACGAGCTCCTGGGCGTCCTGGGGGTGTACTGGGCCCACCATCGCCTCCTGTCGCCCGCCGAGCTGGAGCTGGTGCAGCTGCTGGCCCACTACGCGGCCGGCGCCGTCGCGCTGGCACGTCTGGTGACCGAGCTCGATCGCTCCAACCGCCGCCTGCGGGAGGCCAACGCCCGCATCGCCGAGGCGGCCCGGCGGGATCCCCTGACCGGCGTCTTCAACCGGGCCGTCTTCTGGGCGGCTCTCGAGCACCTGACAGGCGAGCGGCCCCCCTCCTCCGACACCGTGCTGTTGGAGCGGATCGCCCTTCCGCAGCCGCCCGCGGCGGTCTTCATGATAGACCTCAATGGATTCAAGGAGTTCAACGACGCTCACGGCCACCTGGCGGGCGACACGGTGCTGCAGGAGATCGCGACCCTCCTGCAGGGCCTTTGCGGGTCGTCGGGGCTGGTGGCGCGCTACGGGGGCGACGAGTTCGGCATGCTGGTGGGCGTCTCCGGGACGGCTCCCGACGAGGTGACCCAGGCCATCCGGCGCACGATCTCCGGTCACGCCTTCGCAGGCGGCCAGCGCCTCGATCCCCCGTCGGTAGGCCATGCCGTCTACCCCGAGGAGGCCCGGACGGCGCGAGAGCTCGTGGCCCTGGCCGACTCCCGTATGTACCGCCAGAAGCCGCCCCGGGTCTCGGGGTAG
- the purD gene encoding phosphoribosylamine--glycine ligase — MSEPSALVIGSGGREHALAWALERSGRFGRVYVAPGNAGTPDRVPVDLVEPGAARALVDFARDRGVGLVVVGPEAPLAAGLADRLREAGLHVAGPSRGAARIESSKAFAKQLMERAGVPTAPFRLFADPQRALAYVRRLEEPVVIKADGLAGGKGVVVCDSPRLAAEAVEALMVRRVLGDAGRVVVVERRLTGRELSVMVVTDGERCVALPPARDYKRLLDGDRGPNTGGMGSVAPVDVEAEAGLSLEAILERIVHPTLRALAAGGTPFRGVLYAGLMLTEQGPAVLEFNCRPGDPETQAQLPLVDPSRLADALMAAAGVPGYGLPDDPRWLWRPSGPTERAPGHAVCVVLASAGYPERPRTGDVIEQGLRDDETTLVFHAATRLGPDGRLETAGGRVLDVVGLGRDREEARQRAYAAAAAIRFEGMQCRTDIGR; from the coding sequence ATGAGCGAGCCATCGGCCCTGGTCATCGGCAGCGGCGGCCGTGAGCACGCTCTGGCCTGGGCTCTGGAGCGCAGCGGCCGCTTCGGGCGGGTCTACGTGGCTCCCGGCAACGCGGGCACGCCGGATCGGGTGCCCGTCGACCTCGTGGAGCCGGGCGCCGCCCGGGCGCTGGTCGACTTCGCCCGGGACCGGGGCGTCGGTCTGGTGGTCGTCGGCCCCGAGGCGCCGCTGGCCGCGGGCCTGGCCGACCGGCTACGAGAGGCCGGCCTCCATGTCGCCGGCCCCTCCCGGGGCGCGGCCCGCATCGAGTCCTCCAAGGCCTTCGCGAAGCAGCTGATGGAGCGAGCCGGCGTTCCCACGGCGCCGTTTCGCCTCTTCGCCGATCCCCAGCGGGCCCTCGCGTACGTCCGGCGCCTCGAGGAGCCGGTGGTGATCAAGGCCGACGGGCTGGCGGGCGGCAAGGGCGTCGTGGTCTGCGATTCGCCCCGGCTGGCGGCAGAGGCCGTCGAGGCGCTGATGGTGCGCCGGGTGCTGGGCGACGCGGGCCGGGTGGTGGTCGTCGAGCGGCGCCTGACGGGCCGCGAGCTCTCCGTCATGGTGGTGACGGACGGCGAGCGGTGCGTGGCCCTGCCGCCGGCCCGCGACTACAAGCGGCTGCTGGACGGGGACCGGGGCCCCAACACGGGGGGGATGGGCAGCGTCGCCCCCGTCGACGTGGAGGCGGAGGCCGGGCTCTCCCTGGAGGCCATCCTGGAGCGGATCGTGCACCCCACGCTCAGGGCCCTGGCCGCCGGGGGGACGCCCTTCCGGGGCGTCCTCTACGCCGGCTTGATGCTGACCGAGCAGGGACCGGCGGTGCTGGAGTTCAACTGTCGTCCGGGCGATCCGGAGACGCAGGCCCAGCTCCCGCTGGTGGACCCCTCGCGCCTGGCCGATGCGCTGATGGCGGCCGCCGGTGTGCCCGGATACGGGCTCCCCGACGACCCGCGGTGGCTGTGGCGCCCGTCCGGGCCGACGGAGCGCGCCCCCGGCCACGCCGTCTGCGTGGTGCTGGCGTCGGCGGGGTACCCCGAGCGGCCCCGCACGGGCGACGTCATCGAGCAAGGCCTGCGCGACGACGAGACGACCCTCGTCTTTCACGCTGCCACCCGCCTCGGCCCCGACGGTCGTCTGGAGACGGCAGGGGGGCGTGTCCTCGACGTCGTGGGGCTGGGCCGGGACCGAGAGGAGGCACGCCAGCGAGCCTACGCGGCCGCGGCCGCGATCCGGTTCGAGGGCATGCAATGCCGCACTGACATCGGTCGTTAG
- the purN gene encoding phosphoribosylglycinamide formyltransferase, which translates to MRIDAGRLATPEAPLRLGVLVSGRGTNLQALLDATASGAIPARIVVVLSDRAGAPALERARRAGVPAAHLDPRAFPDRASFDACLARRLEEAGVELVCLAGFMRVLTPDFVRRFRHRILNVHPSLLPAFAGKDAQAQAIAYGVKLSGCTIHLVDEGVDTGPIVLQAAVEVRDDDTPESLAARILPHEHRLYVEAVRLFASRRLVLEGRRVRILPEEAPA; encoded by the coding sequence TTGAGGATTGACGCGGGGCGGCTCGCCACGCCCGAGGCCCCGTTACGCCTGGGTGTGCTGGTCTCGGGCCGGGGCACCAACCTGCAGGCGCTGCTGGATGCCACCGCCAGCGGCGCCATCCCGGCACGCATCGTGGTGGTCCTGTCGGACCGGGCCGGGGCCCCCGCTCTGGAGCGTGCCCGGCGGGCGGGGGTGCCGGCCGCGCACCTGGACCCGAGGGCCTTCCCCGACCGGGCATCCTTCGACGCCTGCCTGGCCCGCCGCCTCGAGGAGGCGGGCGTCGAGCTCGTCTGCCTGGCCGGCTTCATGCGCGTGCTGACGCCCGACTTCGTCCGGCGCTTTCGGCATCGCATCCTCAACGTGCATCCCTCCCTGCTCCCCGCCTTCGCCGGCAAGGACGCCCAGGCGCAGGCCATCGCCTACGGCGTCAAGCTGAGCGGCTGCACCATCCACCTGGTGGACGAGGGGGTCGATACGGGCCCCATCGTGCTGCAGGCAGCGGTCGAGGTGCGCGACGACGACACCCCGGAGAGCCTGGCCGCGCGTATCCTGCCCCACGAGCACCGCCTCTACGTGGAGGCCGTGCGGCTCTTCGCCAGCCGCCGGCTCGTGCTGGAGGGGCGCCGCGTCCGCATCCTGCCGGAGGAGGCGCCGGCATGA
- the purF gene encoding amidophosphoribosyltransferase, translating to MSMSRHRPLTDSREARDECGVAAVVGHPQAASAVQWALLALQHRGQESAGIASADEQGRVFLHRGMGLVSDVLRAEQLQRLPGPMAVGHVRYSTTGASRLENAQPILSRFRGRFLAIAHNGNLVNASHLRQRLEEGGAIFQTTTDTEVVAHLVARHGGPTEAALVHALGQIAGAWALVVLDPQGVLVARDPLGIRPLSLGRLQTPTGREAWVAASETCALDALGAAWVRDVEPGEVARLDGDGIRTVARLAPAGVPGGTTVARGGLCAFEAIYLARPDSVLFGQSVHGLRKEMGRELAREHPAPGDLVTGVPDSSLSAAMGYAEELGLPYEMGLVRNRYVGRTFIQPAAGQRRLSVNAKLNAVRKVVQGRRVVLVDDSIVRGTTARRIVQLLRDAGAREVHVRIASPPYRFPCHYGVDTARREELIAFGNPVESIRAAIGADSLAFLSLARMRRVLGGPACEACFTGRYPVPVDGAVPKMALEPVAVEEGDAG from the coding sequence ATGAGCATGAGCCGGCACCGGCCCCTCACCGACAGCCGGGAGGCCCGGGACGAGTGCGGCGTCGCGGCCGTGGTGGGGCACCCCCAGGCGGCCTCGGCGGTGCAGTGGGCCCTGTTGGCGCTGCAGCACCGGGGCCAGGAGAGCGCGGGCATCGCCTCCGCCGACGAGCAGGGGAGGGTCTTCCTCCACCGCGGCATGGGCCTCGTCTCCGACGTCCTGCGCGCCGAGCAGCTGCAACGGCTGCCCGGGCCGATGGCCGTCGGCCACGTCCGCTACTCCACCACCGGCGCCTCGCGCCTCGAAAATGCCCAGCCCATCCTGAGCCGCTTCCGCGGGCGGTTCCTGGCCATCGCCCACAACGGCAACCTGGTCAACGCCTCGCACCTGCGCCAGCGACTCGAGGAAGGCGGCGCCATCTTCCAGACCACCACCGACACCGAGGTGGTGGCGCACCTGGTGGCGCGCCACGGAGGCCCCACCGAGGCGGCCCTGGTGCACGCCCTCGGCCAGATCGCCGGGGCGTGGGCCCTGGTCGTGCTGGATCCCCAGGGCGTGCTGGTGGCGCGTGACCCGCTGGGCATCCGGCCTTTGAGTCTGGGTCGGCTGCAGACCCCCACCGGCCGCGAGGCCTGGGTCGCCGCCTCGGAGACCTGCGCCCTGGACGCCCTCGGCGCCGCCTGGGTGCGTGACGTGGAGCCCGGGGAGGTGGCGCGCCTCGACGGCGACGGCATCCGTACCGTCGCCCGGCTGGCGCCGGCCGGCGTCCCCGGTGGCACGACGGTGGCTCGTGGGGGCCTTTGCGCCTTCGAGGCCATCTACCTGGCGCGGCCCGACTCCGTGCTCTTCGGCCAGAGCGTGCACGGCCTGCGCAAGGAGATGGGACGGGAGCTGGCGCGCGAGCATCCGGCCCCCGGCGACCTGGTGACGGGGGTGCCGGACTCCAGCCTGTCGGCGGCGATGGGCTACGCGGAGGAGCTGGGCCTGCCCTACGAGATGGGGCTGGTACGCAACCGCTACGTCGGACGCACCTTCATCCAGCCGGCCGCCGGCCAGCGAAGGCTGTCGGTCAACGCCAAGCTCAACGCGGTCCGCAAGGTGGTGCAGGGCCGCCGGGTGGTGCTGGTGGATGACTCCATCGTCCGGGGCACCACGGCCCGGCGCATCGTGCAGCTGCTGCGGGACGCGGGCGCCCGGGAGGTGCATGTCCGCATCGCCTCCCCGCCCTACCGCTTCCCCTGCCACTACGGCGTCGACACCGCCCGGCGGGAGGAGCTCATCGCCTTCGGTAACCCCGTGGAGTCCATCCGCGCCGCCATCGGCGCCGACTCGCTGGCCTTCCTGTCGCTCGCCCGCATGCGGCGGGTTCTGGGCGGGCCGGCCTGCGAGGCCTGCTTCACCGGTCGGTATCCCGTCCCCGTCGACGGGGCCGTCCCCAAGATGGCGCTCGAGCCCGTGGCCGTGGAGGAGGGCGACGCCGGATGA
- a CDS encoding AIR synthase-related protein, whose product MDFDRERAAIAVVAEAGRQGLLGACHTVGRWGVAVAICEAALGARDEAAGVDVTLPDPGREAEAWLFGAGGPAWVATARPEAVPAVQELARRGEPAVPVHVIGRVTPGRVRIAVAGQGIALDEPIDALRIPWERALQEAARP is encoded by the coding sequence GTGGACTTCGACCGCGAGCGGGCGGCCATCGCCGTGGTGGCCGAGGCAGGCCGACAGGGGCTGCTCGGCGCCTGCCACACCGTGGGCCGATGGGGCGTGGCCGTGGCCATCTGCGAGGCCGCCCTGGGTGCCCGTGACGAGGCGGCTGGGGTCGACGTGACGCTGCCTGACCCGGGTCGGGAGGCGGAGGCCTGGCTATTCGGGGCCGGAGGGCCCGCCTGGGTGGCCACCGCGCGGCCCGAGGCGGTGCCGGCCGTCCAGGAGCTGGCCCGCCGCGGCGAGCCTGCCGTGCCCGTGCACGTCATCGGCCGGGTGACGCCCGGCCGTGTCCGGATCGCCGTGGCCGGTCAGGGGATCGCCCTGGACGAGCCCATCGACGCCCTGCGCATCCCTTGGGAGCGGGCCCTGCAGGAGGCCGCGCGTCCATGA
- the purQ gene encoding phosphoribosylformylglycinamidine synthase subunit PurQ — protein sequence MSVATVGVVTFPGTNCDGDVRHAINRGAGRDAGLEAVSVWHEESSLSGIDAVVIPGGFSYGDYLRSGAIAALSPVMQAVRERARQGMPVLGICNGFQILLEAGLLPGAMRRNRTLRFICRPVTVRVERTDTPFTLLYAPGEVLELPIAHYEGNYFAWPDELDALERRGQVALRYCGPRGEDARVHDAYNPNGAAGAVAGLTNPEGNVLGLMPHPERASESVLGSRDGLRMWLSLGRWLAARREGRRAVTARAGGEADGR from the coding sequence GTGAGCGTCGCGACGGTGGGGGTCGTCACGTTTCCGGGCACCAACTGCGATGGGGACGTGCGGCACGCCATCAACCGGGGAGCCGGCCGCGACGCCGGACTGGAGGCGGTCTCGGTCTGGCACGAGGAGTCGAGCCTCTCGGGCATCGACGCCGTGGTCATCCCGGGGGGCTTCTCCTACGGCGACTACCTGCGCAGCGGCGCCATCGCCGCCCTCTCCCCCGTGATGCAGGCCGTGCGGGAGCGGGCCCGCCAGGGGATGCCGGTGCTCGGCATCTGCAATGGCTTCCAGATCTTGCTGGAGGCGGGGCTCCTGCCGGGGGCGATGCGGCGCAACCGGACGCTGCGCTTCATCTGCCGGCCGGTGACGGTGCGGGTGGAGCGCACCGACACCCCCTTCACGCTGCTCTACGCGCCCGGAGAGGTGCTGGAGCTGCCCATCGCCCACTACGAGGGCAACTACTTCGCCTGGCCCGACGAGCTCGACGCCCTGGAGCGACGAGGGCAGGTGGCGCTGCGCTACTGCGGCCCCCGTGGCGAGGACGCGCGGGTGCACGACGCCTACAACCCCAACGGGGCGGCGGGGGCCGTCGCCGGGCTGACCAACCCCGAGGGCAACGTCCTGGGGCTGATGCCCCACCCCGAGCGGGCGTCCGAGTCGGTGCTGGGCAGCCGGGATGGCCTGCGCATGTGGCTCTCGCTGGGGCGGTGGCTGGCGGCCCGCCGTGAGGGGCGACGGGCCGTGACGGCCCGGGCAGGGGGTGAGGCCGATGGGCGCTGA
- the purS gene encoding phosphoribosylformylglycinamidine synthase subunit PurS, whose protein sequence is MARFTVFVHVMPRQGVLDPPGEATRSALQALGFPGVLEVRIGRRIALDLEADSRDEALERARAMAERLLANPVIESFEVRAEQP, encoded by the coding sequence GTGGCTCGATTCACCGTCTTCGTCCACGTGATGCCGCGGCAGGGCGTGCTCGACCCGCCCGGCGAGGCGACACGGAGCGCCCTGCAGGCCCTGGGCTTCCCGGGCGTCCTGGAGGTCCGCATCGGCCGGCGCATCGCGCTGGACCTGGAGGCCGACAGCCGCGACGAGGCCCTCGAGCGGGCCCGGGCGATGGCGGAGCGGCTCCTGGCCAATCCCGTCATCGAGTCCTTCGAGGTGAGGGCGGAGCAGCCGTGA
- the purC gene encoding phosphoribosylaminoimidazolesuccinocarboxamide synthase encodes METRERVTPRGGQLPPAPVEPGRLLHRGKVKAVYEVPGHPELRLIDFTDEATAFDGAKRAVIGGKGEANAAISVAFFRAVERAGVPTHFLRLESPVRMLVRAVEIIPLEVVVRNRVAGSLAKRLGLEEGTALRRPVLELFYKSDPLHDPWVNAHHAEALGWATGEELAELERLAFEANRAMRQLALRAGLELIDFKLEFGRPVGPAGTPSNGGAGPRLLLADEISPDTCRFWEVGSGERMDKDRFRRDLGRVEETYAEVRRRIEEAARWLDSPSSST; translated from the coding sequence ATGGAGACGCGCGAGCGCGTGACGCCGCGGGGAGGCCAGCTGCCCCCTGCTCCCGTCGAGCCAGGGCGGTTGCTGCACCGGGGCAAGGTCAAGGCTGTCTACGAGGTGCCGGGCCATCCGGAGCTTCGGCTCATCGACTTCACCGACGAGGCTACGGCCTTCGACGGCGCCAAGCGAGCCGTCATCGGCGGCAAGGGGGAGGCCAACGCGGCCATCTCGGTGGCCTTCTTCCGGGCGGTGGAGCGGGCCGGGGTGCCGACCCACTTCCTGCGCCTGGAGTCGCCGGTGCGGATGCTGGTGCGGGCCGTGGAGATCATCCCGCTCGAGGTCGTGGTGCGAAACCGGGTGGCCGGTAGCCTGGCCAAGCGGCTGGGTCTGGAGGAGGGCACGGCCCTGCGGCGCCCCGTGCTGGAGCTCTTCTACAAGAGCGATCCGCTGCACGACCCGTGGGTCAACGCCCACCACGCCGAAGCGCTGGGCTGGGCGACAGGCGAGGAGCTGGCCGAGCTCGAGCGCCTGGCCTTCGAGGCCAACCGGGCCATGCGCCAGCTGGCCCTGCGGGCCGGGCTCGAGCTCATCGACTTCAAGCTGGAGTTCGGGCGACCCGTCGGCCCGGCCGGGACACCCTCGAACGGCGGCGCCGGCCCTCGCTTGCTGCTGGCCGACGAGATCTCCCCGGACACGTGCCGCTTCTGGGAGGTCGGCAGCGGCGAGCGCATGGACAAGGACCGCTTCCGTCGGGACCTGGGCCGCGTCGAGGAGACTTACGCCGAGGTCCGGCGGCGCATCGAGGAGGCGGCGCGGTGGCTCGATTCACCGTCTTCGTCCACGTGA